One genomic window of Misgurnus anguillicaudatus chromosome 12, ASM2758022v2, whole genome shotgun sequence includes the following:
- the LOC129446610 gene encoding trace amine-associated receptor 13c-like translates to MAYETEDHETQYCFPAINSSCIKTKRSTHEYNIMYVFFSLMSLWTVFLNLLVIISISHFKKLHTPTNMLILSLAVTDLFVGLIVIPLEAIMFIETCWYFGDTICKLFSIFTGLLLNTSLSNLVLIAVDRYVAVCHPLLYPQKITTTRTIFTICVFWFCFSAYNISMVVTTSQTTYRCYGECTFIITFVWTIIDVFLSFLFPCTVIITLYLRIFYVAHQQVKVINSLMRSGKHLTEGSVRRKSESKAALTLGIIMTVYLFCWIPYFILSLIPITGIASIAYLIYWMVYINSGLNPLIYAIFYPWFRASVKHILNLFKIFKPA, encoded by the coding sequence ATGGCCTATGAGACAGAAGATCATGAGACTCAATACTGCTTTCCTGCCATCAACTCATCGTGCATAAAGACAAAACGCTCCACACATGAATACAATatcatgtatgtgtttttttcattGATGTCATTATGGACTGTGTTTCTGAATCTGCTGGTGATCATCTCCATCTCTCACTTCAAGAAGCTTCACACTCCAACCAACATGCTCATTCTCTCTCTGGCTGTGACCGACCTGTTCGTAGGACTTATTGTCATACCCTTGGAGGCAATTATGTTTATTGAAACATGTTGGTACTTTGGAGACACTATCTGTAAACTGTTTTCAATATTCACGGGATTGCTCCTCAATACATCTCTgagtaatttagttttaataGCTGTTGACCGTTATGTGGCTGTGTGTCACCCTCTGCTGTACCCACAGAAAATAACAACGACTAGAACAATATTTACTATCTGTGTTTTCTGGTTCTGCTTTTCAGCTTATAACATTTCAATGGTTGTAACTACCTCACAAACAACATACAGATGTTATGGAGAATGTACATTTATCATTACTTTTGTCTGGACAATCATTGACGTGTTTCTGTCTTTCCTGTTTCCTTGTACCGTCATTATAACTTTATATTTGAGAATCTTCTATGTCGCACATCAGCAAGTGAAAGTTATAAACTCTCTGATGAGGAGTGGAAAACATCTAACAGAAGGTTCAGTGAGGAGGAAATCTGAGAGTAAAGCTGCTCTGACATTAGGAATCATTATGACGGTTTATCTGTTTTGCTGGATTccctattttattttatctctAATACCAATCACAGGAATAGCTTCTATAGCCTATTTAATATATTGGATGGTGTATATTAATTCAGGTCTGAATCCTCTCATCTATGCTATATTTTACCCCTGGTTTAGAGCGTCAGTTAAACACATCCTAAATCTATTCAAAATATTTAAGCCAGCATAA
- the LOC129446607 gene encoding trace amine-associated receptor 13c-like, with product MAYETEDHETQYCFPAINSSCIKTKRSTHEYNIMYVFFSLLSLWTVFMNLLVIISVSHFKKLHTPTNMLILSLAVSDLLIGLIVMPLEAIRLIETCWYFGDTICRLFLLIMGLLLITSLSNLVLIAVDRYVAVCQPLMYPHKITMTRTIIIICVSWFWSLAYNISVIITNSQRKYTCYGECTIIITFAWTITDLFLSFLFPCTVIITLYLRIFYVAYQQVKVINSLMRSGKHLTEGSVRRKSESKAARTLGIIVTVHLFCWIPYFSLSLTPNTSMTSVIAYFILWMVYINSGLNPLMYAIFYPWFKTSVKHILNLSKIFKPA from the coding sequence ATGGCCTATGAGACAGAAGATCATGAGACTCAATATTGCTTTCCTGCCATTAACTCATCATGCATCAAGACAAAACGCTCCACACATGAATACAATatcatgtatgtgtttttttcattgctgTCATTATGGACTGTGTTTATGAATCTGCTGGTGATCATCTCCGTCTCTCACTTCAAGAAGCTTCACACTCCAACCAACATGCTCATTCtctctctggctgtgtctgATCTACTCATTGGACTTATTGTCATGCCTTTGGAGGCGATTAGGTTGATTGAAACATGTTGGTACTTTGGAGACACTATCTGTAGactgtttttattaataatggGATTACTCCTTATTACATCTCTgagtaatttagttttaataGCTGTTGACCGTTATGTGGCTGTGTGTCAACCTTTAATGTACCCACATAAAATAACAATGACAAGAACAATAATTATTATCTGTGTTTCCTGGTTCTGGTCTTTAGCTTATAACATTTCAGTTATTATAACTAACTCACAAAGAAAATACACGTGTTATGGAGAATGTACAATTATCATTACTTTTGCCTGGACAATCACTGACCTGTTCCTGTCTTTCCTGTTTCCTTGTACCGTCATTATAACTTTATATTTGAGAATCTTTTATGTCGCATATCAGCAGGTGAAAGTTATAAACTCTCTGATGAGGAGTGGAAAACATCTAACTGAAGGTTCAGTGAGGAGGAAATCTGAGAGCAAAGCCGCTCGGACACTAGGAATCATTGTGACGGTTCATCTGTTTTGCTGGATTCCTTATTTTAGTTTATCTCTAACACCAAACACAAGCATGACTTCTGTTATAGCCTATTTTATATTATGGATGGTGTATATTAATTCAGGTCTGAATCCACTCATGTATGCTATATTTTATCCCTGGTTTAAAACGTCAGTTAAACACATCCTAAATCTATCCAAAATATTTAAACCAGCATAA
- the LOC129446616 gene encoding trace amine-associated receptor 13c-like, whose amino-acid sequence MAFKTKDPETQYCFPAINSSCIKTKRSTHEYNIMYVFFSLLSVWTVFLNLLVIISISHFKKLHTPTNMLILSLAVSDLLVGLIVMPLEAIRLIETCWYFGETICTLFLITIGLLLSTSLSNLVLIAVDRYVAVCHPLLYPQKITMTRTINIICVSWFWSSAYNISVVITTSQRKYTCYGECITLITVAWTIADLFLSFLFPCTFIITLYLRIFYVTHQQVKVINSLMRSEKHLTEGSVRRKSESKAALTLGIIVTVYLFCWIPLFSLSLTPITSMTSAIAYFMLWIMYINSGLNPLIYAIFYPWFRTSVKHILNLSKIFKPE is encoded by the coding sequence ATGGCCTTTAAGACCAAAGATCCTGAGACTCAATACTGCTTTCCTGCCATTAACTCATCATGCATCAAGACAAAACGCTCAACACATGAATACAATatcatgtatgtgtttttttcattgctgTCAGTATGGACtgtgtttctaaatctgctGGTGATCATCTCCATCTCTCACTTCAAGAAGCTTCACACTCCAACCAACATGCTCATTCTCTCTCTGGCTGTATCCGACCTGCTCGTAGGACTTATTGTCATGCCCTTGGAGGCGATTAGGTTGATTGAAACATGTTGGTACTTTGGAGAGACTATCTGTACACTGTTTTTAATAACCATAGGATTGCTCCTCTCTACATCTCTgagtaatttagttttaataGCTGTTGACCGTTATGTGGCTGTGTGTCACCCTCTGCTGTACCCACAGAAAATAACAATGACTAGAACAATAAATATTATCTGTGTTTCCTGGTTCTGGTCTTCTGCTTATAACATTTCAGTTGTTATAACTACCTCACAAAGAAAATACACATGTTATGGAGAATGTATAACTTTGATTACTGTTGCCTGGACAATCGCTGACCTGTTCCTGTCTTTCCTGTTTCCTTGTACCTTCATTATAACTTTATATTTGAGAATCTTTTATGTCACACATCAGCAAGTGAAAGTTATAAACTCTCTGATGAGGAGTGAAAAACATCTAACAGAAGGTTCAGTGAGGAGGAAATCTGAGAGCAAAGCCGCTCTGACATTAGGAATCATTGTGACGGTTTATCTGTTTTGCTGGATTCCCTTATTTAGTTTATCTCTAACACCAATCACAAGCATGACTTCTGCTATAGcctattttatgttatggataATGTATATTAATTCAGGTCTGAATCCTCTCATATATGCTATATTTTACCCCTGGTTTAGAACGTCAGTTAAACACATCCTTAATCTATCCAAAATATTTAAACCAGAATAA